The genomic DNA GAGGACATTTGCGATGTCTACGACGCCCAGGCGCTGCTCGGTGGCGAGCTCGCCGCCCGGGCGGCTCGGGTGATCAGCACCGAGTTGGTGGACGAGTTGGAGAGCATTCAGACCGAGCTCGAACAGGCAAACGCCGATCGCGACTACGAGGCCGTGGAGCGGCTCAATCATCGCTTCCACGAGACCATCTACCGATTGGCGGGATCACGCAAGATCCGCTGGCTCATCAAGGCGACGCTGCCCTACGCGCCACGCAAGTTCTTCGCCGCCGTCGAGGGCTGGCCCGAAGCCTCCGCCGAGGACCACAGGGCCATCATCGAGCACCTGCGTTCCGGCGACGCCGAGGCCGCCCGGGGCGCCATGGCTCGGCACATCCGCCGGGCGGGTGCTCTACTGGCCGAACACCTCACTGCCAGCGGCACTCTCGGCTAGCGTCCCGCTGCGGCCAGTATCCGGCGGGCCCGCTCCACCACCGGCACGTCGATCATCTGACCGTTGACCGCGACCGCAGAACCGTCCGCGTGCTCGGCGGCCGCCAGGACTTCGCCGGCCCAGTCGATCTCGGACTCGGACGGCGCCATCGCACGGTGCACGGCCGCCACCTGGGCCGGATGGATGCACAGCTTGGCGGTCACACCCAGGCTGCGTGCGTACCTCACATCGGAGGTCACCGTGTCGGTTTCGGTGAACACCGTTGTCACCCCGTCGATCGGCGGCGCCAGGCCAGCGGCTGCGGAGGCCAGTACCAGCAGACTCCGGTGCAGCAGTAGCGCGGTGCGGTCGTCGGGGTTCACACCCAGCTCGTTGCCCAGGTCGATACTGCCGAACGCCAGCCGGGTCACACCGGCGACGGCGCTGAGCTCATGCACCGCCCGCACCCCGGCGGCGGTCTCGATCAACGGCACCAGCGGCGCGCCCGGGGCCATCTCGGTGATGCGCTCGAGCTGTTCGGCGCGTTCGGCTTTGGCCACCATCACCGGCATCCGGTGCTGCGCGACCAGTGCCAGGTCTGCGGCATGCCACGCAGTGTCCGGCGCATTGATCCGCACCATGGCCGCATTACCCGCAGCCAGCCAGGCCGCGGCGTGCTCGCGGGCGGCGTCCTTCTCCGGCGGCCCCACCGCGTCCTCGAGGTCGATGATGACGATGTCCGGTTGCGCCGCCTGAGCTTTGCCGAACCGCTGCGGACGGTTGCCCGGTACGAAGAGCAGGGTTCGGGCCAGGCGAACCAGCTCGGCGTTCATGCAAAGGCCGCGGTCGCGGTGGCGTGCATGGTCGCTGCCCCGGAGAGCACCGACAACTCCGCGGAGGCACCGCCGGGGTCGGGTGTCCCCTGGGCTCGGATGGGATCGCCGACGAACACCGGCCTCGAGAGCCGGAAGTCGAAGCCGGACAACGGACGGTCACTGTTGGCGCGGGCCAGTTCCGACATGTAGAGAGCCAGCAGCGGACCGTGCACCACCAACCCTGGGTAACCCTCGACGGCCGTGGCGTATTGCTGGTCGTAGTGGATGCGGTGGGAATTCGCGGTGAGCGCGCTGAACCGGAACAGCAACGCCGGATGGGTCTGCGGTTCGGCAACCCATGGCTGCGTCGGCGCACCCAGCGGTTCCCCGACAGCGGAGAACGAGGTGCTGCTACCGGAATCGCTGCGGTACACCAGATCCTGTTCCTCGGTCATGCGCGGGCGGCCATCCTGGCTGAACTCGTTGCGCACCGTGACGAACAGCAGTTCGCCGGTCTTGCCGTGCTTGACCTTGGTGGACACCACCTCGCAGGTACGGGTGGCCTCCCGGCCGAGCAGCAGTGGCTCGTGGATGCGCAGGCGTGCACCGGCGAACATCCGGCGGCGATCCGGGATCGGCGGGAGGAAGTGCCCGTCGCGGGGATGTCCGTCGGCCCCCAGCTCCGCGGTGGGCGGGAACTCGGTGAAATAGAACCAGTGCCACATCGGCGGCAGCGCGTCACCGTCGGCGAGACTGACGGTCAGGTCCAGCATCGCGGCCACCCGCGCGGCGTTCTCGACGCTCAGACGCTCTGTGCTGGCGAGTGGTTCGGGGCTCCAGGTACCGATGTACCGGTCCAGGGACATCTCAGCTCCTCGTCTCGACGGCGTGGCCCAGCTCCGCCAGGATTGCCGCGGTGTGCTCCCCCAGTGCCGGCACCGGGTCCATCCGTGGTTCGACCCCCAGATCCAGGGGCGGTAGCAGCGCTCGGATCGGCCCGTTCTCGGTGTGCACCGAACGC from Mycolicibacterium tokaiense includes the following:
- a CDS encoding GntR family transcriptional regulator, coding for MRLSDLAAAHVRELIVSGQLRAGEFIRPEVVADELGISATPAREGLLLLQTEGFLTIEPRRGFSVTALSGEDICDVYDAQALLGGELAARAARVISTELVDELESIQTELEQANADRDYEAVERLNHRFHETIYRLAGSRKIRWLIKATLPYAPRKFFAAVEGWPEASAEDHRAIIEHLRSGDAEAARGAMARHIRRAGALLAEHLTASGTLG
- a CDS encoding HpcH/HpaI aldolase/citrate lyase family protein produces the protein MNAELVRLARTLLFVPGNRPQRFGKAQAAQPDIVIIDLEDAVGPPEKDAAREHAAAWLAAGNAAMVRINAPDTAWHAADLALVAQHRMPVMVAKAERAEQLERITEMAPGAPLVPLIETAAGVRAVHELSAVAGVTRLAFGSIDLGNELGVNPDDRTALLLHRSLLVLASAAAGLAPPIDGVTTVFTETDTVTSDVRYARSLGVTAKLCIHPAQVAAVHRAMAPSESEIDWAGEVLAAAEHADGSAVAVNGQMIDVPVVERARRILAAAGR
- a CDS encoding FAS1-like dehydratase domain-containing protein → MSLDRYIGTWSPEPLASTERLSVENAARVAAMLDLTVSLADGDALPPMWHWFYFTEFPPTAELGADGHPRDGHFLPPIPDRRRMFAGARLRIHEPLLLGREATRTCEVVSTKVKHGKTGELLFVTVRNEFSQDGRPRMTEEQDLVYRSDSGSSTSFSAVGEPLGAPTQPWVAEPQTHPALLFRFSALTANSHRIHYDQQYATAVEGYPGLVVHGPLLALYMSELARANSDRPLSGFDFRLSRPVFVGDPIRAQGTPDPGGASAELSVLSGAATMHATATAAFA